A genomic segment from Agromyces sp. CF514 encodes:
- a CDS encoding MFS transporter: protein MSSPTELPSTPTSTPGRVQAVYFTLLIGNTLAASFIWGINTLFLLDAGLSNLEAFAANSFFSIGMVIFEVPTGVIADTLGRRVSYLLGTVTLAVTTVMYYLLWVWHSPFWAWALVSVLLGLGFTFFSGAVEAWLVDALTATGYTGSLEKVFGRGVSVAGIAMLGGSTLGGIVAQATDLGVPFLMRAGVLVLMFVVAGLLMRDLGFTPAGRGHPIAATKQVFVASLKYGLGRPGVRYVMLASMFTTGVGFYVFYALQPYLLELWGDEGAYSIAGLAAGIVAGSQIIGGLVAPWLRRRFRKRTTSIMLAVGVSAAILVVLGVNRSFWVALLLLVLWALIDAAAGPVRQAYLNDMIPSSQRATVLSFDSLIGSTGAAVVQPVLGRSADVWGYPFSLALSGVVQAFAVPFVWLSRRSGEAADVALVTGDAAEPDSVPGS, encoded by the coding sequence ATGAGCTCGCCGACGGAGTTGCCGTCGACCCCGACCTCCACGCCCGGGCGCGTGCAGGCCGTCTACTTCACGCTGCTCATCGGCAACACCCTGGCGGCGTCCTTCATCTGGGGCATCAACACGCTGTTCCTGTTGGATGCCGGCCTGTCGAACCTCGAGGCGTTCGCCGCGAACTCGTTCTTCTCGATCGGCATGGTGATCTTCGAGGTGCCGACGGGCGTGATCGCGGACACGCTCGGGCGACGCGTCTCGTACCTGCTCGGCACGGTCACCCTGGCCGTCACGACGGTCATGTACTACCTGCTGTGGGTGTGGCACTCGCCGTTCTGGGCCTGGGCGCTCGTGTCGGTGCTGCTCGGCCTCGGGTTCACGTTCTTCTCGGGTGCGGTCGAGGCGTGGCTCGTCGACGCGCTCACGGCGACGGGCTACACGGGCAGCCTCGAGAAGGTCTTCGGTCGCGGCGTCTCGGTCGCGGGCATCGCCATGCTCGGCGGGTCGACGCTCGGAGGCATCGTCGCGCAGGCGACCGACCTCGGCGTGCCGTTCCTCATGCGCGCAGGAGTGCTCGTGCTCATGTTCGTGGTCGCCGGGCTGCTCATGCGCGACCTCGGGTTCACCCCGGCCGGCCGCGGGCACCCGATCGCGGCGACGAAGCAGGTGTTCGTGGCGTCCCTGAAGTACGGCCTCGGGCGGCCGGGCGTGCGCTATGTGATGCTCGCGTCGATGTTCACGACCGGCGTCGGCTTCTACGTGTTCTACGCGCTGCAGCCGTACCTGCTCGAGCTCTGGGGCGACGAGGGGGCGTACTCGATCGCCGGCCTGGCGGCGGGCATCGTCGCCGGGTCGCAGATCATCGGCGGGCTCGTGGCGCCGTGGCTGCGCCGCCGGTTCCGCAAGCGCACGACGTCGATCATGCTCGCCGTCGGCGTGAGCGCGGCGATCCTCGTGGTGCTCGGCGTGAACCGCAGCTTCTGGGTGGCGCTCCTGCTGCTCGTGCTGTGGGCGCTCATCGACGCGGCGGCCGGGCCGGTGCGTCAGGCCTACCTGAACGACATGATCCCGTCGAGCCAGCGCGCCACGGTGCTCTCGTTCGACTCGCTCATCGGCAGCACCGGTGCGGCGGTGGTCCAACCCGTGCTCGGACGGTCGGCGGATGTCTGGGGCTACCCGTTCTCGCTCGCGCTCAGCGGTGTCGTGCAGGCGTTCGCGGTGCCGTTCGTGTGGCTCAGCCGGCGCAGCGGTGAGGCGGCCGACGTCGCACTGGTCACGGGCGACGCGGCGGAACCCGACTCGGTGCCCGGGTCGTGA
- a CDS encoding PIG-L deacetylase family protein, whose product MRKRTVALITVSAVVLALVGGVYWAGRDLFHEPSAKGVESVVGELGGTRVLGVFAHPDDEQTVNGLFYRAKHRDGAYTAMITATRGEAGEQGPVVGRKEDLGDIRKAEALKNSFNLGVDEHEVWDYPDGGVPEVDEGGLVDRVAATMRRVKPDIVVTFWPESGATGHKDHMQMGHVTELAIAQLEEAGGSYTGPDQIVYTISPTKALVAFGGKVGAFVVANQPEPNYAMPAEVGTKFEGWQIHASQRDFMPESYILPTWAIYALWDHEFYRTRDLAAEPLG is encoded by the coding sequence ATGCGCAAGCGCACCGTCGCGCTCATCACCGTCTCGGCCGTCGTCCTCGCCCTCGTGGGCGGGGTCTACTGGGCCGGACGCGACCTCTTCCACGAGCCCTCCGCGAAGGGCGTCGAATCCGTCGTCGGCGAACTCGGCGGCACCCGCGTGCTCGGCGTGTTCGCCCACCCCGACGACGAGCAGACCGTCAACGGGCTGTTCTACCGGGCCAAGCACCGCGACGGCGCGTACACCGCGATGATCACCGCGACGCGCGGCGAGGCCGGCGAGCAGGGCCCGGTCGTCGGCCGCAAGGAGGACCTCGGCGACATCCGCAAGGCCGAGGCGCTGAAGAACAGCTTCAACCTCGGCGTCGACGAGCACGAGGTGTGGGACTACCCCGACGGCGGCGTGCCCGAGGTCGACGAGGGTGGGCTGGTCGACCGGGTCGCCGCGACCATGCGCCGGGTCAAGCCCGACATCGTCGTGACGTTCTGGCCCGAGAGCGGCGCGACCGGCCACAAGGACCATATGCAGATGGGCCACGTCACCGAGCTCGCGATCGCCCAGCTCGAGGAGGCAGGCGGCTCGTACACCGGCCCCGACCAGATCGTCTACACGATCAGCCCCACCAAGGCGCTCGTCGCGTTCGGCGGCAAGGTCGGCGCCTTCGTGGTCGCGAACCAGCCGGAGCCGAATTACGCCATGCCGGCCGAAGTCGGCACGAAGTTCGAGGGCTGGCAGATCCACGCGTCGCAGCGGGACTTCATGCCCGAGTCGTACATTCTGCCGACGTGGGCGATCTACGCCCTCTGGGACCACGAGTTCTACCGCACGCGCGACCTGGCGGCCGAACCGCTCGGCTGA
- a CDS encoding phage holin family protein, translated as MVRTLVNLAIFLATAALALLLASLLVPGFHVHPGGFIVAIIVFAIAQALVEWLVRSIFHRSAPTVAGIAGLLSTFLALWITSLFGGVSFDGLGGWILATVVVWLVTAILGWVAAKFITPRFDRKG; from the coding sequence ATGGTGCGCACCCTGGTGAATCTGGCGATCTTCCTCGCGACCGCAGCGCTCGCGCTGCTGCTGGCCTCGCTCCTCGTGCCCGGGTTCCACGTGCATCCCGGGGGTTTCATCGTCGCGATCATCGTGTTCGCGATCGCACAGGCGCTCGTCGAATGGCTCGTGCGGAGCATCTTCCACCGATCTGCCCCGACCGTCGCGGGCATCGCCGGGCTGCTCTCGACGTTCCTCGCGCTGTGGATCACCTCGCTCTTCGGCGGCGTGAGCTTCGACGGCCTCGGCGGGTGGATCCTCGCGACGGTCGTCGTCTGGCTCGTCACCGCGATCCTCGGCTGGGTCGCGGCGAAGTTCATCACCCCGCGGTTCGACCGCAAGGGCTGA